A window from Microcoleus sp. FACHB-831 encodes these proteins:
- a CDS encoding redoxin domain-containing protein yields MVLTSNDFSGLLNERFFKNFFPIPATNSLRLGESTPDFQLLDITHNNRVKLSNYRGQKPVILAFTRIFTEKQYCPLCFPHIKAMNENYEEFTSRGVEVLMITSTDEQQSQKVVRDLGLKMPLLSDSSCLVFRAYEVGQALGAPLPGQFILDKEGKLRYKHLFSFLEPNADLKTLLNAVEKL; encoded by the coding sequence ATGGTGCTGACTTCTAACGACTTTAGCGGCTTACTCAACGAGCGCTTCTTCAAAAATTTCTTTCCCATTCCAGCAACCAACTCTTTAAGATTGGGAGAGAGTACTCCCGACTTTCAACTGCTGGATATTACTCACAACAATAGAGTAAAATTGTCCAACTATAGAGGACAAAAACCAGTTATACTCGCCTTTACGCGCATCTTCACAGAAAAGCAATACTGCCCCTTGTGCTTTCCTCACATCAAAGCCATGAATGAAAACTACGAGGAGTTTACCTCTAGGGGTGTGGAGGTGTTAATGATTACGAGTACAGATGAACAGCAGAGTCAAAAAGTTGTCCGAGACTTGGGCTTAAAGATGCCCTTACTCAGCGATTCCAGCTGCTTGGTATTTCGGGCTTATGAAGTTGGTCAAGCACTGGGAGCGCCTTTACCAGGGCAGTTTATTTTAGACAAAGAAGGAAAACTCCGCTATAAACACTTGTTTTCCTTCCTAGAGCCTAACGCCGATTTGAAGACGCTGCTAAACGCTGTCGAAAAGCTGTAA
- a CDS encoding DnaJ C-terminal domain-containing protein — translation MPATDFKDYYAILGITKTASADELKKSYRRLARKYHPDMNPGNKEAEARFKEVSEAYEVLSDPEKRKKYDQFGQYWKQAEQGWPSGAAGGTGVNVDFGGGGSYDFSQYANFDEFINDLLGTFGTAGTGTRRTAQRTSYRTSTGSPGGFNVGFDQQASTANADREATISLTLSEAFHGVQKRWKLGQEDIDVRIPAGAKQGSRLRLKGKGLVNPYNQQRGDLYLNVELQPHSFFQFEGDNLVCEVPITPDEAVLGASIEVPTPDGTVSVNVPAGVRSGQSLRLRGKGWPNPKGGRSDQLVKLAIATPKDITPTEREYYEKIKANRMFNPRSDLQQIRL, via the coding sequence ATGCCAGCAACAGACTTTAAAGACTACTACGCCATCCTGGGAATCACTAAAACCGCCAGCGCCGATGAATTAAAAAAAAGCTACAGGCGTCTGGCACGAAAATACCACCCCGATATGAACCCAGGCAACAAAGAAGCTGAGGCTCGTTTCAAAGAAGTCAGCGAAGCCTACGAAGTTCTATCAGATCCAGAAAAACGTAAAAAATACGACCAGTTTGGTCAATACTGGAAGCAAGCTGAACAAGGCTGGCCTTCAGGAGCGGCGGGAGGAACCGGAGTTAACGTTGATTTCGGCGGTGGCGGCAGCTACGACTTCAGCCAGTACGCCAATTTCGACGAATTCATAAATGACTTGTTGGGTACTTTTGGCACTGCTGGTACTGGCACGCGGCGCACCGCACAACGCACCAGCTACCGCACGTCTACTGGTAGCCCTGGGGGGTTTAACGTTGGATTCGATCAGCAGGCAAGTACGGCAAACGCAGATAGAGAAGCCACCATCAGCCTCACTTTATCTGAAGCATTTCACGGCGTACAAAAGCGTTGGAAACTAGGTCAAGAAGATATTGATGTTCGTATTCCTGCTGGTGCTAAACAAGGCAGTCGGCTTCGCCTCAAAGGGAAAGGCTTGGTAAACCCCTACAATCAGCAACGGGGAGATTTGTACTTAAATGTAGAACTTCAGCCTCACTCCTTTTTCCAATTCGAGGGAGATAATCTCGTCTGCGAAGTGCCAATTACTCCAGATGAAGCAGTTCTGGGGGCGTCTATTGAAGTGCCAACTCCTGATGGGACAGTTAGCGTCAACGTTCCGGCGGGCGTCCGTTCCGGTCAATCGCTGCGGCTGAGAGGCAAAGGCTGGCCAAATCCCAAAGGCGGACGCAGCGATCAACTGGTGAAGCTAGCGATCGCCACACCCAAAGATATTACTCCAACTGAACGCGAATATTACGAGAAAATTAAGGCTAATCGCATGTTTAATCCGCGTAGCGATTTGCAACAAATACGCCTATAA